The DNA segment TAAATTGTGTCTATAATGGCAGTCTCACACCACCtatttatacataaaaaaaatagagctATTGATCTCTGATTTACAGGAGAAGAAGGTAGGAGGAAAATCAGGAAGGTGGGGAAAGACTGGGTTTAGAGAAGACACATTCAGAATAAAAGAGACGTTATGAATAACGTTCACAAAGACTAAATCAGAGGCaattaaattaataacaaataaaagacgaatttaataaaataataataaaaatattccCAACCCAATCCGGTTCGGTCGGACGGCGCgcgtgtgtggtggtcaaccaaggaggtaggtcctcaccctttcacaaaagtgggtaccccttggggcacaccccaagcatgtgaggaccttttttataaatatctccaccaagtgctttgaaagcaatgtgggatactTTTCACTTGAAAAAACTTAAAGACACGTGGgcttatttcataaattataattgggccaagcccaacagTTACAATGTCCAGAATGAAGTTTGAAGAATAAAGATGAAATTCCAGAATGTAAAACTACTGATTGACACACTTTTGGTGTTTGATTTAGTGTTTAATTCACTCTAAATCGATTATGATTCTCTGTTTTCAGTCCAAAAACTCTTTCTTTTACTTCCTCTGCAAAAAAAACCTTTCAAAACCCAAAATGCCAACCTCTATTCTGGAAGTTTTCTGCCTATTTCTATTGATTTGGGTAGAAAACTGTCCAAGATTCGAAATTAAACTATTGGAAACCGTTCTCGTAGCCGATCGGCTACGATGATAGCCGACCGACGATATTTGTAGTCGGCCGGCTACTGACGTGACAGAAGCGGTTTCAACCATttgttttgtacaaaaccactaggttttgaaataaaagataGGACGACGATCGACGACGGTTGTAGCCGACCGACtaccaatttaataaaaaatagcaTTCTTTACAGCTGGAAGTCGTGGTTCGAATTATGACTCGTGCTCCCATAAGACGTGATGTAGAAGACTATCTACAATAACTATGATAGGTAATATAGTCTCATCACAAGGGTTGAAAAAAGTAAGTGCTCACAGGCTGCCTCCCGATTAATCGATATTTGAAGTCAAAGTGTCAACTGTTGGCCTTGGTGCTAAACGATTAATCATACCTGAGCATTTGATTGTCCGTTCGTAGTACACTCTTCTAAACGACCTGCATCATTCCTCAATCGGTTTTTCCCTtgagaaaaaatatattttgcgTCTCTTCAATTGAGAATGATGGGGTGGCAAACAATGCCTCCTCTACCTCCTGCAACATTATTCCCCATGTCTTGGGGAGATGGTTAACTTAATCACAAAAAATGAATATAAATCGAACCAGAGACCTCATCCGAGAGGGATAACTTATAGAACTTATataaagcatatgataaggacATAAGAtattgtaaaattaaaagtaaataaaactaaaaactgaaattgaaaatgaaataggataaatgaagagaatgattgAAATTTCCTCCTTATTTTTACAATATTGCTCCATCGACTTCCCAGTGGGGACCTCATAGGATTCACCATCAGATGGCTTTTTAGAATTCGTCTTCCCATTCTCTAACTTCATGTCTAAATCCTTGACAACAACTTTGTCAATCACTTCTGCAAACATCTCATATGACAATAACTGGTCTAGATCAACCAGATCAGTTCTTTTGTCTATCAttattttaatgatttcatttattttttcttgaCTAGGTTCTCTTCTTACAACACGTCCTCCAAAAATCTTGCCCATGTTTGGTCTAAACAAAAAAATAGATAAGGCAATGATGCATGCATGGATGTTGATAAGAACCATTTAGCACATACTGTGATGTAAATACATTTGCGTCGAGAGCTTTTGCATTGGCTAATGACCGATGCAAATAGTCCTAAAAGGCCGATGTAAATGACTCTTTTTTCCACTAGTGGGAGGAagtataaaattgtaaataagtttaaaTTGGATATGAAATTGTGCTGAAATAGATGGCAAAACTATTAAAGCTTTGTTAAACATTTAAGATCCATTTGGTAAACGTTAGTTGATAGTTGTTGTTGATGTTAGTTTTTGTAGTTAATTGTTTATTATTAACTAATTAATAATtagtatttaataaaattatgatGAACTATTGGTATTAGTATGTAAAATGTCTAATCCTagcattatttaaattaatcaataaatacaATACAaacattaataaaaataacttaaataactaaataaaaataaaaattaataatttattgaacGGATTCTTTTTAATACCATTcgttcaaaaaaaatttattaaacggATAGTATTAAAAAGATTCAAAtaatgttatcaaaataaaataaatataaataatttttctgAAAAGCTTCAAAAGTGAATGTGATATAACCCGGGTTGAAAATCCGGATTCTCATATGGAGCGAATACGTCTACTAGATGGACCTGTTACTCGAGCACATGCTAAGCAGTTTGAAGAGGAGCTCCAAACATATGTGGTGCAAATGTTGGATATGTCGGACCAAATTGATACTGGTGGAATTCAAGAAGCTATAACTTTTTCAGACCTCTCTGGTTATTCGAAAAGCGGACACATCAAAGAAACCGAACATGGACTAAACAAAACAAGCGGTGAAATTGAGTCAAAAATCACTATGTGAATTTTAACCATTTGGATTTattgggaaaataaaatcaattcaatatgaattgatttaattatttcAATGGTCAAAATGACAAATTCAACACAATGTGAACCTTATCATTCCATATGAATTGACTTGGTTTTTTCATTATTGGGTTTTCATTGTATGGAAACATTTAtgtagtattttgtttttatggTTGACTAAGTTAATTCCCTAATTACCCTTGTACTATTGTTATTGTTTAAGGTACATAAGGGGCAATTCTAGTCATAGTTTATTTGTGTTTTATGTATTTAAGGGTGAGCCCTTTCATTTGTAAAAGGCACCTttgattaaataagaaaaagagtttgtgagtgatttctcttgtgttctttggggcactactttgaacagttcgggattaaaatccttaattgttggagactgggattgggtctttacaacctagttttgtaagggttcttttctgtccgaccctgattcgttagctttcctagggatcaaatctagttgtcgggttttcaaggcactgttcctcgtgggttcgcatcagtttggtatcagagctgagCTCTAACTTTTCAGGTTTTAACTATccgtaattttattttattttattatttttttatccaaaatctcaaaaaaaaaaaaattagaatttctgtttattttagaattttgaatCATTAGCTTAATATTGTTCCTAAATACCTTGGTTAATATTTCCTTGAGTTTTGTGTGggtattgctatttaccgcccTTAAATTCCTTACTACCGTCATCTTttgacaattttaccctttgcataatttttgattcaaaatttgagaaaaaaaatttgagagaaaaatttaaaatttggcctaaacggatgcggcatccgttcggcccatggtgggggcggacgCGGCACTCCGACCGACCCATGGCAAGAACGGATGGCGCatccgcccccaccatgggccgGGCGGATGCGCCATCCGTTCTCACCATTGGTGGGGCGGAGTGTCACGTCCGCCCCCACTATGGgccgaacggatgccgcatccgtttaggccaaattttgaatgtgcaaaatcgtaaaatttttagtgacgaaaaatactaaatcgttcaattttttatgacgaaaaatgcaaaattccacaattttttgtgacaaaaaatacaaaatcgtcatgaaaaatatgtattattttcatgagttctttgataaaaaaacataaattttaatgtttccgactcgtaatcgtcCATTTTCGTGGTTCAGGTTGTTAcacattaattattttcataattttaattattgtttttcggatttatgattttggagagagaaattttagtttttaatcaaaattatgagaagggcaaaaaaagTTCAAATGAAGGCGGTGATAGTAATTTGAGTGCGGTATTTAGCTGCTCAcgttttgtgttccaaaaaaaaatcttccTGCCACATTCACGTGACAAGGAgataaatatcattttttttttcttttgaagggTCCATCAATTATGGTGTTtgatttctttttgtaaattaaaaaaaaaaattcaacaaaagcatagtaaaaaaaagaaaaaaaaatcgaaaaaaaaagtgcattaaaaaaaaaaaagactatgcacaaaaaaaaaattacagttgatataaaaaaaagaaatattaagTATAGAAACTTCTATTTTTAAATCTTAAttccatcttttttttttctttttatctattAAATTTCCAAATcgtaaatattatattttggtcATCGAGTTGCTTAACTGCGTTCCGTTCATTGTTTAACGTTTTTGCTTCTTAAGTTGTACGATTAAATTTTGGTTTTTGACTGTTAAGATTTTTAAATTGAATTGGTTCTACTGAGTTCTTTAAAGAACACTATAAGAGAAATCGAGTGGTAAAAGGCACAGAGTGGTGAGTATATTAGAGagaatagcaaaaaaaaaaaaaaatttgagtgaAACACCGTGTGAATCGTGAggcttttttattatattttacttGATCTATTTGAATTTAGTTTGCACAATAATATGGCAGACGATCAAGTGTTAACGATGCTAAACCGATTGATGGAACGTATGGACGCCATGGAGGAAAGTCATCGAATTGCTCTAGAAGCAAATCGAGTTGGTGGAGAAAACCGGCGTGATAATGAAGAAAGATGGAATAGACAGCGGGATGATAATGCTAGAGACGACAGGGGTCTTGGAAATGTAAAACTGATAATTCCCTCGTTCAATGGTAAAAGCGATCCTGAAGCTTACCTAGAATGGAAGAAAAAAATTGAACTCATATTCGACTGTCACAATTATTCAGAGGAGAAGAAGGTGAGAGCAGCAGTAATTGAGTTCACGGATTATGCATTAGTCTGGTGGGATCAACTTGTCACCACGAGAACCAGATGTAGAGAGCCGCAAGTTGACACGTGGGATGAAATGAAAATTGTTATGAGAAAGCGGTTTGTCCCTAATGACTACTATGAAGGTTTATATAGAAAATTGCAAGTCCTTCAACAAGGTTCAAAGAGTGTAGAGGCATATTTCAATGAGATGGAGATAGCAATGTTGAGAGCCGATGTCGTTGAAGATCGAAGAGCTACTAAGTCTCGGTTTTTAGCTGGTCTTAATCGGGACATAGCTAATATTGTCGAGTTGCAACACTGTGTAGACGTGGAAGACATGGTACATGCAGCAAAGATAGTAGAACGACAACTCAAGGAGAGAAAGTATGACAAATCCTATGCGGGAGGTTCATCATCTTCTAACTCTAATTGGAAGAATCGGTGGGGTAACCAGGAGAAAGGAAGCAGATTTCCTTCAAAGTTTGACAATGCCAAACACAAGTCAGACTCGGTTGACAAAAATAAGCAGAAGGGAGAAGAGAAACCGAGACCAAGCAAACTTCAGTGTTTCAAATGTTTGGGATTCGGTCACATAGCATCCGAATGCATAAATAAACGAGCCATGATCATGAGGGGCGGAGAAGTAGTCACTGACACTGAAAGTGACTGTGATGAGGCcgaagaagaagacgaagacTCTGAGGAGGCGGAAGGCTTCACTAGAGCCGAACGAGGGGAGTCATTAGTCGTCCTACGACTATTGAATTCTCAAATGAAGATTGTCGAGGACAAGATACAACGGGAAAACATCTTCCACACTCGATGTCTCGTGCAAGGCAAGGTATGTAGTGTGATTATTGATAGTGGTAGTTGTGCTAATGTAGCTAGTACCACCTTAGTAGAGAAGCTAGGGTTACTAGTCACAAAGCACCCGTGCCCTTATAAATTGCAATGGTTAAACGATTATGGGGAGATTAAAGTAAATAGACAAGTCTTAGTGTCACTCAAAATTGGGCAATACAAAGATGAAATACTGTGTGATGTAGTACCCATGCAAGCTGGTCATATTTTGTTAGGTAGACCATGGCAGTTTGATAGAGATGTTATGCATTTAGGGAGAAAGAACCGTTATAGTTTTGAACATGTTggtaaaaaaattgttttagctCCCTTAACGCCTACAGAGGTCTATGAAGACCAAATCAAGCTTAGAAATCATAGTGGGGCTGTTTCTAATAAAACTCATGTATCATCTGATGATAACCGAGAGTCGAGAGAAAAGCATGGTGAGAAGAGTGATGAAAATGAGGATTTGGTGAGAGAAAagcaaaattcaaaaaaaaatgagagaatAGATAATGATGTGGCCAAAGAGCGAGAGAGCCGAGGTAAAAATAATTCTGAAATTACAAAAGGAGAGGGGccacatgcaaaaggagagtcaAGAGAGAATAACAGTGTGGGGCGGGATAAGGTTAATTTCTTTACAAGGTCCAACGAGATTAAGTATGCTCTTTCTGTAAATAAGCATGTCTTATTACTATTCTATTAAGTTGAACCTGACTCATGTGAAATTTTGGTTCTACCACTCATGATAATTTAAGAAAGGGTATATAGTATTTAAGAAAAGACATGTAGTATATGATAAATTGATTCTTCAAAATATATAAGACATACAAATACTAATTTGCTACAGAAATCTGCTACGGAGGTTATATCTGTAGAAAATATAGGAAACACTACGCTTTCACCTACAAACGCATTTTATAGGAGATCTTCTACGAAGTCTTATACAGAAAATGGACACTCTTGCCAGATTATTTGCAAGAACGAATGATGTTAAGCTCCAATAACTCGAGAATGAGTTACTGTCGGTCTCGTAAAATGATATGACGGTGAGTCAGTACTTTACTAAAATTAAAACTTTATGtaaagaaattttaaaatttatggcTAGAGGTTCCCAAATATCCCCATATTTTATGGATCGTGCGAGGAAAGTTGTCCACATTGAAAAAAATGGCATAGAGAAAGTCCACGAACCCGTGCAGAAGCCTGGTGGGCCCGTAGGCCAGTCAAGCTGGGCTAGACCCATCGAAACTCAGGATGGGCGGAGTGACCCTCTGTTAGGCGAGGAAATTAGTCAGCGCCTTCCAGTTATTCCGTCCAATTTTGGAGACTTTACCTTGGTAAAACGGGTAGCGAGTTGGTAACATAGATGCTCGAAGTTAGTTTCCAAACCTCTATACGAGTTCAAATATGGATTGGAATCGTTGGATATCATCGAGTAAAGGGcacaaaaaaaagttacaaaggAAATAGCCGTTGCACGTAGGAAATGGAGCGAACAACATTGTTGAACGTGTCCCTCTTCTCCCTAACCAACTGAATACGACAAAAAGATAGTAAATCACAATAATAGCTAATAAAACGACATTGCCAATTACTAAAGCTAATTTCCCACGTAACAAACAGACGAGTAAAAATGGATTATATTGTTAATGTTATTCAAGTAAATATGACATTGCCATATTCGGACATGTAATGATTCCCGTAGTTAGAAATTTAGTTCAGTCtaaataaatttgatttgtTATTTCCTTACCTAACACAGTCAATTTTAATGTGGCGGCCTGAGGCAAAATTGTCAAACAAAATGATAATAATTATGTTAGCCCGGTTTGGAATGTTAAAAAAAGTTGTCATATTTAATGATTTTTGAAACCATAAAATTTGTGAATTACCATAGTCAATTGTCACGCACCAACATTCTTGCTGGTTGAGCTTGAATATGAAATGTGAAACGGCTATAAACGGCTATAAAGAAGAGTACGTACTATTTAGATGTTGCTTGATCTTGAGTTAGACATGTCAACCCAGTTTAATTTGAAGAGCTTGTCACTGATATTGGATTTGACTACAACAGATAAGTATGCATCTAAACACTAAACTGGTTTGGGAGCTGTTTCCGCATCCCTGATGAGTAGATGGGATGGCTTGGTTTGGGAGCTGTTTCCGCATCCCTGATGAGTAGATGGGATGGCAAAAACCAGTAAACATTGAAGACGGAAATAGCTGAATCTCGAGATGGGCAGGATTCTGAGATGCCACACAGGTGTTGCCTCTACGCGAAAACTCCGACCCCGTGAAACAATGCATTTATCACCAAATCAAACATATGATTATTTAAAAACCTTCCTATGCCATCATCTATTCTTAAAAAGTTTTAAGCTGTCAGTCAGTGCAACATAGTCCACTGAAATAAAAATGATGCAATGCAAATGTTTATGCATGTCCACTAGTAAAAGGTTATTATCATTTCAACTGAAATATGCTGAAATTTCAAGGTTATTATTAACATCATGATACAGATAGAATCTATATACTATACACACACACCAAACAGCTTGGAACAACTACACAGTTTACACCCAATATTTAAACATATAAATACTACCCTAAATATAGAAACTCGGACTATTCATACTGTTCATCTGTATTCAACTGCATAAAATCCGTAGCAACCACAAAGATATGATCTTTCCACTCACCAAGACCAGCAAAAGGCAAAAGACCGCAGCACAATGGTATAAAGAATAGCACAGCAGAGTAGAAAACAGCACGTCGCAACCAGTACGGGCAGATCATATAGGGATTTTTCCCTTGGGAGACTGTGAGTGGCCCGTGAAGAAACAAGTATAGCATTGATGTACAGACGTTGGACAAGAAGTGCAGAAACAAGAAAGTCTCCCAATATAGAAGCCACAGCAGACCGTTTCCTCCCAGTGTGTCCACACAAAATTTGCCAGCTAAACCACAGGCTGCTCCTAAAAGTAGTAGAATGAATGTTATTGGCATTGTTTGACGTGATGAAGCTGTCCGTTGAAGAAGCAAATATGCAACTGCCAGAATTATTAATATGCCGAACAGCATGCGGCTCGCCACCTGAATATGGCACTTGACAGTATGCCATCCCGAGTTAAAAGTCGAAACTGTACTTGGCATCCACCATGATTTCGATTCCTGAATCagaataaaacaaataaaaaaaaaattgtgagttAGCATATGATAGGTCTAGAAGAAAAATAACCAAACAGGCAAGAAAATGGGTCTTGCCTAGCAATTTAAGTTTTTGAGTTAAACGGCTGAAAAAGACAAAGACTAACTAGTGTACTTCACGATAAGAACAAGGGACCAAATAGTTATTTACCCAAAAAGATTTGTTTCATACAGATAAACTAACATACTGCTAATAACTAAATtggaaaaactaaataaattgaAAAGGTATCAGCCTTACCTCCAAGGGACTACACGATGTAGTAGCATCAGTGATCCTTTGATAGGAAAATACATATGCGCCATATAAAATAGATGCAGACATGATAAACAATCCGGCAACAAGACAATCTATACACTTCCTGAGCAATTCAGTATGTCTTGTGTCTTCTAACTGAGTCTTGAACTTTTCAGCTCTAAAGGATGCCTTTGACACACCCATTGCTAACTTTGATCTCTCAAGATCATTTGAATCAAAAGTAAGAGCCAGCTGAGCCtcttttaatttcaattttttcattGTAAGACCAATCTCCACCATCTTCAGGTCATTACCACGGGTTTGCTCCATAACGGATTTCTGAATGGTGCTAAGCTGTTTAGCTGCTGATCCTACTAAATAGCTTGAACTACAGCTTTGCTGTTGATTCATCCGCCCATACAGGGCAAGTTCCTGATTCAAGTGAGGTGGACCATCTTCGACTTCTTCATCTAGATACTTTTGATTCTGAACCATAATAGAGGCCAACTTGGTTTCTAATTCTGAATGACAATCCTCAATGTTAGAACTGCCTGCATAACCAGTTCCATTCTTGACATCCATTTTTGAAACAGAATCTTGTGCATTCAAATGGCTTACACCATGTGCCTCCTCCTTCAAGGATGCTTCATTAATCAATGTAAGAGTTCTCAATGTGCTCTCAAATGATTTCTCAAAGTT comes from the Euphorbia lathyris chromosome 5, ddEupLath1.1, whole genome shotgun sequence genome and includes:
- the LOC136229473 gene encoding protein CPR-5; this encodes MCSLPSHSTATATQESNATGVLIPMRESPPGKPAENGYSSVEDRIQMKKKKKAKEDTGTTSPSSSICSTAPSTQRSARLPYKRKKTRVLVAPVRRGGRLGDSDVEAAALPLGMSFAAIVAQVLGRKGQAHEKMSVDQLSKICTSAVRESLANVFGNKFEFFAKNFEKSFESTLRTLTLINEASLKEEAHGVSHLNAQDSVSKMDVKNGTGYAGSSNIEDCHSELETKLASIMVQNQKYLDEEVEDGPPHLNQELALYGRMNQQQSCSSSYLVGSAAKQLSTIQKSVMEQTRGNDLKMVEIGLTMKKLKLKEAQLALTFDSNDLERSKLAMGVSKASFRAEKFKTQLEDTRHTELLRKCIDCLVAGLFIMSASILYGAYVFSYQRITDATTSCSPLEESKSWWMPSTVSTFNSGWHTVKCHIQVASRMLFGILIILAVAYLLLQRTASSRQTMPITFILLLLGAACGLAGKFCVDTLGGNGLLWLLYWETFLFLHFLSNVCTSMLYLFLHGPLTVSQGKNPYMICPYWLRRAVFYSAVLFFIPLCCGLLPFAGLGEWKDHIFVVATDFMQLNTDEQYE